The genomic DNA gtcgctaaataaacacgccaggttcgtggaataggaatttctctaaaccatgaatccaccgaagcatctccaggtagcaacgcggagccaccagactccgtaaaacttgaaagttaacctgctaaaatggcggccagaaagcgtggtactcacgaagtgcccaattcaaaacagcactgaactctggacgcctggtgacgagtataataagtctccctcgagggaggggagtcccaaattgctaaaaacaaaactcactgagcaatttgggactcccctccctcgagggagacttattatactcgtcaccaggcgtccagagttcagcgccattttgaattgggcacttcgtgagtaccacgctttctggccgccattttagcaggttaacttacaagttttacggagtctggtggctccgcgttgctacctggagatgcttcagtggattcatggtttagagaaattcctattccacgaacctggcgtgtttatttagcgactggatttgattttcgtggaaaaaatcgtgcttgttttgagtcgatcggagtcccgacgctggcttccgtctcctaccttgtcactacattatgaaggaaggtgaacgggggccattttccccgaaacttcgtgtacgtattaaagacaacaacagctcaccacatggtaagttttatcgatttttattaccattttcaagcaaattttcagacctaaacttcgcctcacatgttctctatattttaatacctacgtgacgcacacagtgagcctgggttacctgtgcttACACTTGCCATCGTATTAGCAACACCAAGATGCATTATCTGATTGTGTACATGAGCAACGACCTTCTCAGCCAGCGATCCCCCTGGAAGGTACGTGGGCCTGTATCCTTTAACTCTGCCTTCACACTTGAGAACGCCTGTGTCGTCATCTTCTACTAGCTTCCATCCTGGCAATTGTAAACTTGCTTGGTCTGCTCTCTGAACTCTTCTCACCCAATAGGTTCTCGCAGTAGTGATCTCTTCAGTTACTAATGGACCCGATCTTCTCTTCAACTTGTTTCTTCTTGCTTTGCAGTTACTGATGAACCTCAACATCCAAGCCGTCACCCTCATGGTCCGCCAGTAAGCACTCCTCTCTAACAATGCATCCCACTCATCCCGTTTGCGCTCTTGTGTGTGAAGGATTCCCTCCGGGGTGGGTCTACACTCTTCATCTGCCACTTCAGTGCATTTCAACTTTGGCTGCTGTGGCCACTGCATTTCATCCAATAGCCAGTTAGGGCCAGTCAGCCAGTTTCCTCTCTCCATCTTCGCAATGGTCGCCCCTCTACTTCCAAGGTCTGCCGAATTCATGTCCGTTGGAACGTACTTCCAAGTAATCCCAATCTCACTGGTGGCTTCTGCTATCTTTCTCACTCTGTTGGCCACAAACACTTTCCATGCCTTTGTGGGATTAGTCAGCCAATACAGCGCCACCATGCTGTCCATCCAAATGGTAGTAGAACTGATGGGCCAACGTTGCAGACACCATGCAGGTTCTTTGCCATGTTTGCCGCCATATGGCTGCTGACAAGTTCTAGTCTCGCTATAGAAGTGTTTCTCTTTGATATTCGCGACTTCGAAGTTAGCAGACCCTTAGACATACCCCCTTGTTGTTCCACAACGGCAACTGCCGCTGCACAGCATGCTAGGTTACTAGCATCTGCAAAGAGATGAAGATGCACTCCCGTAATCTCTCCAATCAAAGTGGCCACGCTTCTGGGTATCTCAACAGTCTTAAGTTGCTTTGTCCATTTAAACCACTCATCTCTCAACTGGCTGGAGACCTCTGCATTCCACCCCTTCTTCTCATCACAGGCTTGTCGATAGATATGCATCCCTTGCGCCATAGTGGGTGAGACTATCCCAAGCGGATCATAGATAGCGCCCAAGTAGCTGAGAATAGTCCGCTTAGTCACAAGTTGATCTTCAGCGAAAGGCTTTGCTGGGAACTGTAGAGTGTCTTCTTCCTTGTTCCATGTGTGTCCCAGAATCTTACTAGGGTTCGGGATGTTCTCACTCTCCAGCGATCCAACATTTGATTCCCACTTATGAACTGGAAACCTAGCATTTTCGAGGATTTCAGTGCTCTCCTTTTAAAATTTCACCAGCTGCTCCTGATCTCCTCCCATCTGCATAAGGTTGTCGACATAGGTGTTCTCCTTGAGTGCTTTGACTGTGTCTTCAAATTCTGTTCCTTGCTGCGGAAGGTGATTCTGCAGAGTGGCTCCTAACACAAAAGGACTGGCTTCCACTTCAAAAGGTACTCGCATGAACCTCAGATGCCGCTCTTCTCCTTTGACATTGAAGAGAAATCTGAAAGCAActctgtctttttctttaacaCCTATCTGCAGAAACGCTTTCTCGATGTCACCAAGGAGTAGGTTTGTAGACATGCGTACTCTCACCATAATGTCCCAGAGCAGTGGCTGCAATGGGGGGTCAGTGAACATACAATCATTGATGCTGTTGGCCAACGGGTAGGGCTTAGCGCTGGCGTCAAATACCATGCGGACCTttgtacagtaccgctcaaagataagcgaaccatCAAACGCGTTTCAAACTAGTCCTCAATGCGTTTGCGTTTGGCTTTCAACGcgtttgcgttttttttttaacgcaaacgcaaacgcaaacgcgttGACCAAAGTCATTAACTTTCCGAAGTATTTGCATCACAAAAGGTTCAATGATGCGTTCGAAAAGTAATgtcacaaaataaaacacagtcTCGTTGTCTGGCTATACAAAGTTCGCGTTGCGGCctcataaaaacaaaaaggtttgTGTTTTCGGATTTTTTCACGTCCCACAGCCGTgtcatgtaaactgaaattacaaaataaaatttgaagcgacCAAAAATGATTCTATGACAAGCGTAATGAAAATCCATGATATAATGCGCCGGCAAGCAATTGTAAAGACGAGAATGCCAGCCGAAATTATGTGAATGGCTTTTCAACTATCTTGAAGCTTTTAACAACATGAACCAAAAGCACCGGGGACAATGAATCTGTTGACATTTGGAGTGGtagtttgcttcaaaagtaaAATCATTTTAGATATACAGGAACGAATTACACATTCCGCTGTTTCAACACGGAGATGAGAAAATTCGATGCGACAAGCTCAAAAGACTTTTTAGTTTCGCCGCTAAAAAGACGAAATTGCTAAGGTTCCCTGATTATTAATCGATAATAACT from Montipora capricornis isolate CH-2021 chromosome 2, ASM3666992v2, whole genome shotgun sequence includes the following:
- the LOC138037387 gene encoding uncharacterized protein, whose amino-acid sequence is MAQGMHIYRQACDEKKGWNAEVSSQLRDEWFKWTKQLKTVEIPRSVATLIGEITGVHLHLFADASNLACCAAAVAVVEQQGGMSKGLLTSKSRISKRNTSIARLELVSSHMAANMAKNLHGVCNVGPSVLLPFGWTAWWRCIG
- the LOC138037388 gene encoding uncharacterized protein gives rise to the protein MVFDASAKPYPLANSINDCMFTDPPLQPLLWDIMVRVRMSTNLLLGDIEKAFLQIGVKEKDRVAFRFLFNVKGEERHLRFMRVPFEVEASPFVLGATLQNHLPQQGTEFEDTVKALKENTYVDNLMQMGGDQEQLVKF